From the genome of Borrelia coriaceae, one region includes:
- the bdr gene encoding Bdr family repetitive protein, producing MGLPQPVITQQMVIAELTKAGINKDIAIDLSYRYYRNELTYKDIEFLKENFDIKLEKVEGMLQAEIQKVEASLQSEIQKVEANLQSEIKAVKTELDNKIDNKFNELDNKIDNKFNELDNKINIVENNLNNKIDNKFNELDNKIDNVENNLNNKIDNKFNELDNKINNVRNELKSDIKDLDNKIDNKFNELDNKIDNVENNLNNKIDNVRNELKSDIKDLDNKIDNVSNEIALVRKDMEINKMELNKTLSEFDNKLKLHKWMFTTIITISIGILLTLIFK from the coding sequence ATGGGACTTCCTCAACCAGTAATTACTCAGCAAATGGTTATAGCCGAACTTACTAAAGCCGGCATTAACAAAGATATTGCTATTGATTTATCTTACAGATATTACCGCAATGAACTTACTTACAAAGACATTGAGTTTTTAAAAGAAAACTTTGATATAAAACTTGAAAAAGTTGAAGGGATGTTACAAGCAGAAATTCAAAAAGTTGAAGCAAGTTTACAATCTGAAATTCAAAAGGTTGAAGCAAATTTACAGTCTGAAATTAAAGCTGTAAAAACTGAGCTTGACAACAAAATTGACAATAAGTTCAATGAACTCGATAACAAAATTGATAACAAATTTAATGAACTCGATAACAAAATTAATATTGTTGAGAATAACTTAAATAACAAAATTGACAATAAATTCAATGAACTTGACAATAAAATTGACAACGTTGAGAATAATTTAAATAACAAAATTGACAATAAATTTAATGAGCTTGATAATAAAATTAATAATGTTAGAAATGAACTAAAATCTGATATTAAAGACCTTGATAATAAAATTGATAATAAATTCAATGAACTTGACAATAAAATTGACAACGTTGAGAATAACTTAAATAACAAAATTGATAATGTTAGAAATGAATTAAAATCTGATATTAAAGACCTTGACAATAAAATTGATAACGTTAGCAATGAGATTGCTCTTGTTAGAAAAGACATGGAAATTAATAAAATGGAACTTAATAAAACTTTATCCGAATTTGATAATAAATTAAAACTTCACAAATGGATGTTCACAACCATTATTACCATCTCTATAGGAATATTATTAACACTGATATTTAAATAA